A single window of Ananas comosus cultivar F153 linkage group 17, ASM154086v1, whole genome shotgun sequence DNA harbors:
- the LOC109723369 gene encoding DNA polymerase alpha subunit B, whose translation MEEAIKAEFEKSGFSIDQDDHILDRLLTYCINYKLTPSDLVSNWEIYYLNRQLNGLKLENSHMDGFLSHLQNEVKEKLIKEEPHLHIYSSNDVEMLLNSEPDDREESFLDTPSKYERPYVENSASTPRANEKPSSSKESKANSTRITPFGQRINKFTSQFVFNAHNMVDGSSRQEVEDIEDDLIRRVQPGPRCSLQVHLSQPEPGCRFMYDRIEDRFNSLENRIRKFSNLFAASGLYGELADATLASQKNIFAVGLIICDGEGHLNEKSILLQGSVEHSGGQRVRLDLSNLTHFSLFPGQVIGIEGNNPSGHCLIASKVVDYLTSSSDADLPPAKKPAVNQEARLSSSSESKVLSVVIAAGPFTTNDNLLFEPLQELLAYARRKQPQLLILMGPFVDSDHPDIKKGTADQSFGDIFHLEILRRLQDYNEYMGPGVRVILVPSIRDANHDFVFPQPAFDINLPEDSTQQITCVANPSLFSSNEVMFSCCTVDILKQLSSEEISHNPPDMQSADRMGRLATHLLRQRSYYPLYPPAVGVPLDFSLAPEALEILPSPDVLLLPSDLAPFIKLLSVREGNEEEKRCMCVNPGRLAKGIGGGTFVELYYCEDVDNTNASIIRI comes from the exons ATGGAAGAGGCCATCAAAGCCGAGTTCGAGAAGAGCGGATTCTCCATCGACCAAGACGATCACATCCTCGATCGAT TGTTGACCTATTGCATCAATTACAAGCTCACCCCTTCGGATCTCGTTTCCAACTGGGAAATTTACTACCTCAACCG GCAATTAAATGGATTGAAGCTAGAAAATAGTCACATGGATGGGTTCTTATCACATCTTCAAAATGAGGTGAAGGAGAAACTTATCAAAGAGGAACCTCACCTGCATATTTACTCCAGCAACGATGTTGAAAT GCTTTTAAATAGTGAACCTGATGATCGCGAAGAGAGCTTTCTTGACACCCCAAGTAAGTACGAAAGGCCATATGTGGAGAATTCAGCATCAACACCTAGGGCAAATGAAAAACCTTCATCAAGCAAAGAGTCAAAAGCCAATAGCACTCGCATAACCCCTTTTGGGCAGCGAATTAACAAATTTACCTCACAATTTGTTTTCAATGCTCATAATATGGTTGATGGATCAAGTCGGCAGGAGGTAGAAGATATTGAAGATGATTTAATTAGAAGAGTTCAGCCTGGCCCAAGATGCTCTTTGCAAGTTCATCTTTCGCAGCCAGAACCAGGTTGTAGGTTCATGTACGACAGAATAGAAGATAGG tttaattcacTAGAAaatcggattagaaagttttcgaACTTGTTTGCCGCATCTGGACTTTATGGAGAACTTGCAGATGCTACATTGGCTTCACAG AAAAACATATTTGCCGTTGGTCTGATCATTTGTGATGGAGAAGGTCATTTAAACGAGAAGTCCATTTTACTGCAAGGCAG TGTCGAGCATTCTGGGGGACAGCGTGTTCGTCTTGATCTCAGTAATCTGACCCATTTTTCCTTGTTTCCTGGTCAG GTGATTGGTATTGAAGGAAATAATCCAAGTGGACATTGTTTGATTGCATCAAAAGTGGTTGATTATTTAACCAGCTCCAGTGATGCCGATTTGCCTCCTGCAAAGAAGCCTGCGGTGAATCAGGAAGCTCGGCTGAGTTCTTCCTCTGAGTCGAAAGTGCTATCAGTA GTTATTGCAGCAGGTCCGTTCACTACAAATGATAACTTGTTGTTCGAGCCACTACAAGAACTGCTAGCATACGCTCGTAGGAAACAGCCTCAGCTGCTTATCTTG ATGGGACCGTTTGTTGATTCTGATCATCCGGATATTAAAAAAGGAACTGCTGACCAGAGCTTCGGTGACATTTTCCATCTTGAAATTCTTCGACGG TTGCAAGACTACAATGAGTATATGGGCCCTGGTGTCCGTGTGATCCTTGTTCCATCTATACGCGATGCTAACCATGACTTCGTTTTCCCTCAG CCTGCATTTGATATTAATCTGCCAGAAGATAGCACACAGCAG ATAACTTGTGTTGCAAATCCAAGCCTCTTCAGCTCTAACGAG GTCATGTTTAGCTGTTGTACCGTGGATATCCTGAAACAGCTAAGCAGTGAAGAGATCTCTCATAACCCACCTGATATGCAGTCCGCTGACAGGATGGGGCGACTGGCGACACACCTATTGAGACAACGCAG CTACTATCCTCTATATCCGCCTGCTGTTGGTGTTCCTTTGGATTTCTCACTTGCACCGGAAGCACTTGAGATCCTACCTTCTCCAGatgttcttctccttccttctgaTCTTGCTCCCTTCATCAAG TTGTTGTCCGTCAGAGAAGGAAATGAAGAGGAGAAAAGGTGTATGTGCGTGAACCCAGGGAGACTCGCAAAGGGTATTGGAGGGGGCACTTTTGTGGAGCTCTACTACTGCGAAGATGTCGACAACACCAACGCCTCCATCATCCGCATCTAG
- the LOC109722792 gene encoding F-box protein At5g18160-like codes for MTVWDSDRKRMRIETTDQQQKETPYEIIQEILSRLPTRAVLRSGLVSKLWFSAASNAYFRSLHYSRMGPDPKPVILLLGDSKKGVTSSGPARIRRGGHIPLYHLSAPQNYELCNTCNGLLCLAPRNPAEPIIVCNPLTDESVALPAAPPPMEDCYCFVGLGFCSTSNGYKVFRISYPREGNYVALRATGGAGVLEVCDVGCNESWRRVCRLLLPPFGKPVCVDGKIHWVAHSHISEDEILSVDVCSEKYIYTTIPSVAHCGRRELSHYGTEGFAPIILEMEGCVSIAAHYHFSGLFIWVLKDLQQNRWELRHSCFPLLPPFTCAVAYTQEIVNVCFYDGILLLRLRHQLRHQCVMYDTREHSSTVPPRGWRVDVSEILSITEGELIGGFYPSLVPAKEFASCSSRSSKMCRSEDSWFPCEVLNMKENKASALARYVLRGKAWNGHLYPSVVVNTSLRFL; via the coding sequence atgacggtTTGGGATTCGGATCGGAAGCGAATGCGAATAGAGACGACGGACCAACAACAGAAGGAAACTCCTTATGAAATTATTCAAGAGATTCTTTCACGGCTGCCGACGAGGGCCGTCCTCAGGTCCGGCCTTGTATCCAAGCTGTGGTTCAGTGCGGCGAGCAATGCATACTTCCGTAGTCTTCATTATAGTCGGATGGGACCGGACCCGAAACCTGTGATTCTGCTACTCGGCGACAGCAAGAAGGGCGTCACATCGTCGGGCCCAGCTCGGATTCGCCGGGGCGGCCATATCCCATTGTACCATCTTAGCGCTCCTCAAAATTATGAGTTGTGCAACACGTGCAATGGCTTGCTCTGTCTCGCTCCGCGCAATCCTGCAGAGCCGATAATCGTGTGCAATCCCCTCACCGACGAATCCGTCGCACTGCCTGCAGCTCCTCCCCCCATGGAGGATTGCTATTGCTTTGTTGGCTTGGGCTTCTGTTCGACCAGCAATGGATATAAAGTGTTCCGAATCTCTTATCCTCGAGAGGGGAACTATGTTGCTTTGCGGGCTACAGGCGGTGCGGGTGTGCTGGAGGTGTGCGATGTGGGCTGCAATGAATCATGGCGAAGAGTTTGTAGGCTTCTCTTGCCCCCATTCGGGAAGCCGGTTTGTGTTGATGGGAAGATACATTGGGTGGCCCACAGTCATATTTCGGAAGACGAGATCTTATCAGTTGATGTCTGCAGcgagaaatatatatacacgaCCATCCCTAGTGTTGCCCACTGCGGAAGACGCGAATTGTCTCATTATGGTACCGAAGGTTTTGCACCGATCATTTTGGAGATGGAAGGCTGTGTTTCCATCGCCGCTCATTATCATTTTTCAGGGCTTTTTATTTGGGTGCTAAAGGATCTCCAGCAGAACCGCTGGGAGCTACGACATTCTTGCTTCCCCCTGCTGCCGCCATTCACTTGTGCCGTTGCGTACACCCAAGAAATAGTTAATGTATGTTTTTACGATGGTATCTTGCTACTCAGGCTGCGTCATCAGCTGCGTCATCAATGTGTGATGTATGATACTAGGGAACATTCCTCCACAGTGCCACCGCGGGGGTGGAGAGTTGATGTATCAGAAATTCTGTCCATTACGGAGGGAGAGTTAATCGGAGGTTTTTACCCCAGTTTGGTTCCGGCCAAAGAATTTGCTTCCTGTTCAAGCAGATCCAGCAAGATGTGCCGTTCAGAGGACTCCTGGTTTCCTTGTGAGGTGTTGaacatgaaagaaaataaagctAGTGCCTTGGCCAGATATGTCTTGCGTGGGAAGGCATGGAATGGACATTTGTATCCATCAGTAGTGGTGAATACAAGCTTGCGCTTTTTATAG